One stretch of Microlunatus antarcticus DNA includes these proteins:
- a CDS encoding cold-shock protein, whose translation MAQGTVKWFNAEKGFGFIAVDGGGPDVFVHYSAIESSGFRSLDEGQRVEFSTAQGPKGPQAEKVQAI comes from the coding sequence ATGGCACAGGGAACCGTCAAGTGGTTCAACGCTGAGAAGGGCTTCGGCTTCATCGCCGTCGACGGCGGCGGGCCGGACGTTTTCGTGCACTACAGCGCGATCGAGTCGTCGGGCTTCCGCTCGCTCGACGAGGGCCAGCGGGTCGAGTTCTCGACCGCTCAGGGCCCCAAGGGCCCCCAGGCCGAGAAGGTTCAGGCCATCTGA
- a CDS encoding DNA cytosine methyltransferase, translated as MAPSFKFVDLFAGIGGFHAALSHAGGECVFVSEIDEQAMTTYRHNWVDGQAEPPVLNSDITTAANDTVMEVPEHDVLTAGFPCQPFSKSGYQRGMDEARGTLFWNIARIIEKRKPSVVLLENVRNIAGPRHRHEWDVIIKTLRQLGYRVSSSPTVFSPHLLPPHLGGTPQVRDRVFIVGTYVGPVRAMEETEVGPTVLRAPVEGWDPSRWDVNWVLDEDSSIPDLERYRLNDQEREWIQVWDDLVQAHQQSKGRRLPGFPLWSDLWQPNGMPSELEISALPTWKADFTRKNIAFYRENEAVIDAWRSAHPSLASFPVTRRKLEWQAQDSTSLWDTVMHFRPSGIRAKAATYLPALVAITQTSIVGSRRRRLTPHEAARLQGLPRSFAFANRREAASYKQVGNGVAVGAAWYVLRSHVENDAHSSRPQIPERVRQAVLSAPLNGSTDALNPLALQLYPGPRAAAAL; from the coding sequence ATGGCACCCTCGTTCAAGTTCGTGGACCTGTTCGCCGGTATCGGGGGCTTCCACGCAGCCCTGAGCCACGCCGGCGGCGAGTGCGTGTTCGTGTCCGAGATCGACGAGCAGGCCATGACGACCTACCGGCACAACTGGGTCGACGGCCAGGCTGAGCCGCCCGTCCTCAACTCCGACATCACCACCGCTGCGAACGACACCGTCATGGAGGTGCCCGAGCACGACGTCCTGACCGCGGGTTTCCCTTGCCAGCCGTTCTCCAAGTCGGGCTATCAGCGAGGCATGGACGAGGCCCGCGGGACGCTGTTCTGGAACATCGCCCGGATCATCGAGAAGCGCAAGCCCTCGGTCGTCCTGCTCGAGAACGTCCGTAACATCGCCGGCCCGCGTCACCGCCACGAGTGGGACGTGATCATCAAGACCCTGCGACAGCTCGGTTACCGCGTCTCGAGCTCGCCGACGGTGTTCTCCCCCCACTTGCTGCCCCCGCACCTGGGCGGAACCCCGCAGGTGCGAGACCGCGTCTTCATCGTGGGCACCTACGTCGGACCGGTCCGTGCCATGGAGGAGACCGAGGTCGGGCCGACCGTCCTCCGCGCTCCGGTTGAGGGCTGGGACCCGTCGCGCTGGGACGTGAACTGGGTGCTCGACGAGGACAGCTCGATCCCTGACCTCGAGCGCTACCGGCTGAACGACCAGGAGCGCGAGTGGATCCAGGTCTGGGACGACCTGGTTCAGGCCCACCAGCAGAGCAAGGGGCGGCGCCTCCCCGGCTTTCCCCTCTGGTCCGACCTCTGGCAGCCGAACGGGATGCCGTCAGAGTTGGAGATCAGCGCGCTGCCCACGTGGAAGGCCGACTTCACCCGCAAGAACATCGCCTTCTACCGGGAGAACGAGGCAGTCATCGACGCCTGGCGTTCCGCCCACCCTTCGCTCGCCTCGTTCCCGGTCACCCGGCGCAAGCTCGAGTGGCAGGCGCAAGACTCCACGTCTCTCTGGGACACGGTCATGCACTTCCGCCCGTCGGGAATTCGCGCAAAGGCGGCCACCTACCTCCCTGCGCTCGTGGCTATCACGCAGACCTCCATCGTCGGGTCGCGACGGCGCCGGCTCACTCCGCACGAGGCTGCTCGCCTTCAGGGGCTCCCGCGCTCCTTCGCGTTCGCCAATCGGCGAGAAGCCGCGTCCTACAAGCAGGTGGGGAACGGCGTCGCGGTCGGGGCTGCTTGGTACGTGCTCCGCAGCCACGTCGAGAACGACGCTCACTCGTCTCGGCCGCAGATCCCGGAGCGCGTGCGGCAGGCGGTCCTCTCGGCCCCGCTCAACGGCAGCACCGATGCGCTCAACCCGTTGGCCCTCCAGCTGTACCCGGGTCCTCGGGCGGCTGCTGCGCTTTGA
- the vsr gene encoding DNA mismatch endonuclease Vsr: MSQAARRDTKPELALRRELHRRGRRYRVVVRVPGRNRRTIDIAFTRARLAVFVDGCFWHGCPKHGTTPTHNSGWWATKLAANHGRDRDTDEHLAEEGWAVLRIWEHVPAVQAADQVEAVLDALDGRRRRPVKAQQPPEDPGTAGGPTG; the protein is encoded by the coding sequence ATGTCTCAGGCCGCGCGCCGCGACACCAAACCCGAGCTCGCGCTGCGAAGAGAGTTACATAGACGCGGCCGACGCTATCGCGTTGTCGTCCGCGTTCCTGGGCGGAACCGGCGCACGATCGACATCGCTTTCACACGGGCGCGGCTGGCCGTGTTTGTCGACGGCTGCTTCTGGCACGGCTGTCCAAAACACGGGACGACCCCGACGCACAACTCCGGTTGGTGGGCCACCAAGCTAGCGGCCAACCATGGTCGCGACCGGGACACCGACGAACACCTGGCCGAGGAAGGTTGGGCGGTGTTGCGCATCTGGGAGCACGTCCCTGCCGTTCAAGCAGCGGACCAGGTAGAGGCGGTGCTCGACGCTCTAGACGGTCGGCGCCGACGACCCGTCAAAGCGCAGCAGCCGCCCGAGGACCCGGGTACAGCTGGAGGGCCAACGGGTTGA
- a CDS encoding ParB/Srx family N-terminal domain-containing protein: MGTNSGVRSGVALHTPISTLLLDPYNPRLPESLRGGEQADLAVVLEMGFDAFAVAQSIADNGYFAAEPLIAIRSGHGRFTIVEGNRRLTALLGLSHPEIRAEFADPGRWSEVADRAGVSPATEVPIVVHENREATHVEVSRAHVVGKLAWRPYMQARFIASRVSEGRSISEVAELIGITKSKAADLYRDQAIVSQAEDAGLSTGEVEKAFSVLTVAMSNTKLRDHIGAPLGSRLSAGAKPVPPGKLGELRELISWVFGDEDSEPVISDSRQMSALGNVVASEVGLGSLRAGKSLEEAKQQVQNAGMNPRERLVKRLTAATNALGAAGDDLAEYAGDVQVVGLLADLEALLESMRNVVDQDPDRVAT, encoded by the coding sequence ATGGGAACCAACTCTGGGGTGCGCTCGGGCGTTGCCCTTCACACCCCCATCTCGACCCTTCTATTAGACCCGTACAACCCCCGCCTGCCAGAATCACTTCGGGGAGGCGAGCAGGCGGATCTCGCCGTTGTGCTCGAAATGGGGTTTGACGCCTTTGCGGTCGCACAATCAATAGCTGACAATGGCTACTTTGCAGCAGAGCCGCTCATCGCCATCCGCTCCGGTCATGGCCGATTCACCATCGTCGAGGGCAATCGAAGACTAACGGCGCTACTTGGCCTCAGCCACCCCGAGATTCGAGCGGAATTCGCGGATCCCGGTAGGTGGAGCGAGGTTGCAGACAGGGCTGGTGTCAGTCCTGCCACGGAAGTCCCAATTGTGGTCCACGAGAATCGCGAGGCTACGCACGTCGAGGTCTCTCGAGCCCACGTCGTCGGCAAGTTGGCATGGCGGCCCTACATGCAGGCTCGGTTCATCGCAAGTCGTGTTTCGGAGGGCAGATCGATATCCGAGGTAGCCGAGCTAATCGGGATAACGAAAAGCAAGGCCGCCGACCTTTACCGTGATCAGGCTATAGTTTCTCAAGCCGAGGACGCGGGCCTCAGCACCGGTGAAGTAGAGAAGGCTTTCTCTGTACTCACTGTCGCCATGAGTAATACGAAACTTCGTGACCATATCGGTGCGCCGCTGGGCTCTCGGCTGTCTGCTGGCGCGAAGCCGGTTCCCCCTGGCAAGCTCGGTGAGCTCAGGGAGCTGATCTCGTGGGTCTTCGGAGATGAGGACTCGGAGCCAGTGATCAGCGATTCCCGACAAATGAGCGCGCTCGGCAATGTGGTCGCCAGCGAGGTCGGTCTGGGGTCGCTACGGGCCGGGAAGAGTCTCGAAGAGGCTAAGCAACAGGTCCAGAACGCAGGCATGAACCCCAGAGAACGCCTTGTCAAGCGTTTGACGGCCGCAACGAACGCCCTTGGTGCAGCGGGTGACGATCTAGCTGAGTATGCAGGAGATGTTCAAGTAGTGGGGCTTCTCGCCGACCTCGAAGCGCTTCTTGAGTCTATGCGGAATGTCGTAGACCAGGACCCCGATCGCGTTGCGACGTGA
- a CDS encoding Z1 domain-containing protein — MTTHAVTSSNESQRLDQRLSDRVDRDSRLSLWKSALAILDKGPQRSGVHGSTGLALGYVQSGKTTSITALIAAAADQGYQIVIALLGGTNLLLEQNRSRLELALEIHSRQDYRWIVEVNPSGRTTSRRMSDRIAGGRTILIPVLKHAGRIRALAEALEGVSDIADVPVLIVDDEADQASLNTSSSAESRTYEAISVLRRTVPRHLYVQYTATPYAPLLLDADDLLSPDFVEFLEPGTGYTGGREFFVEFADQVIRDVPLLDEQAAKTLPLQLPQSLLAALGSFVAGAATLSELQPDAAPISMLVHSTQRNDVQERYRFLMERELKKWRAAAAAATSADDLPGALLSERQILAERGAPTISDGPFLDRVRWVLRETSLWLVNSTSALNKVEWNVTPIHILVGGNKLDRGFTVEGLTVTYMNRPPSTQVDTLEQRARAFGYRRDQLPYCQFFATKRTIKALREIVFTEYDLRAQLQDHVDNGGSVHTWAREVGLLLPEGMKPTRASVVSQLSYAGQGWASIRLPRLDPTSLQTNRTLVESLGLYNAPYVNYGRLSFRTLRCSLDQVRQSLLANWSADKYGPSWRYGDVVEALERHPDPHREVPVILMEDDGDLRLRKWDVETGFVNLFQGRDLARNDTAPAYPGDRAIGGVADDPSSLVVQVHRVARRADPTTEILTLAIHLGDLQVVRKAELR, encoded by the coding sequence ATGACGACCCATGCGGTAACCAGCAGCAACGAGTCCCAGAGGCTAGACCAGCGGCTCAGCGATCGCGTCGACCGGGACAGCCGACTGAGCCTATGGAAGTCCGCACTGGCAATCCTCGACAAAGGCCCTCAGCGAAGCGGCGTTCACGGCTCAACGGGCTTAGCTCTCGGGTACGTCCAATCTGGCAAGACAACCTCAATCACTGCACTGATCGCTGCAGCCGCAGACCAAGGCTATCAAATAGTTATTGCTTTGCTTGGTGGTACGAATCTACTGCTTGAGCAGAATCGGTCCCGCCTCGAGCTAGCTCTTGAGATTCATAGCCGTCAAGATTACCGCTGGATCGTCGAGGTCAACCCTTCTGGCCGCACAACCTCGAGGCGGATGAGTGACAGGATCGCGGGCGGCAGGACGATCCTCATACCGGTCCTGAAGCATGCTGGTCGGATACGCGCTCTTGCCGAGGCACTAGAAGGAGTTTCCGACATAGCAGACGTCCCAGTTCTCATTGTTGACGACGAGGCAGATCAGGCGTCGCTTAACACGAGCAGTTCAGCCGAGAGTCGCACCTACGAAGCCATAAGCGTGCTGCGTCGGACAGTCCCTCGGCATCTTTACGTGCAATACACGGCCACTCCTTATGCTCCGCTTCTTCTAGACGCCGACGACCTCCTCAGTCCGGACTTCGTTGAGTTCCTCGAACCGGGTACCGGTTACACCGGAGGCCGCGAGTTCTTCGTAGAATTCGCCGACCAGGTGATTCGCGACGTGCCCTTACTGGATGAACAAGCTGCGAAGACCCTGCCGCTCCAACTTCCCCAAAGTCTATTGGCCGCCCTGGGGTCATTCGTCGCCGGAGCAGCAACGCTCTCGGAGCTGCAGCCGGACGCCGCCCCTATAAGCATGTTAGTTCATTCGACCCAGCGCAATGACGTTCAGGAGCGTTACCGATTTCTCATGGAAAGGGAGCTCAAGAAGTGGAGGGCCGCCGCGGCAGCCGCAACCTCAGCGGACGACCTCCCTGGCGCCCTTCTGAGCGAGCGTCAAATCCTAGCCGAACGAGGTGCACCTACCATCTCGGACGGCCCTTTCTTGGACCGCGTTCGATGGGTGCTCCGTGAAACTTCGCTCTGGCTCGTCAACTCCACGAGCGCACTCAACAAGGTCGAGTGGAACGTTACTCCCATTCATATATTGGTCGGCGGTAACAAGCTCGACAGGGGGTTCACCGTCGAGGGGCTGACAGTGACCTACATGAATCGACCTCCAAGCACTCAAGTGGACACCTTGGAGCAGCGGGCTCGAGCCTTCGGCTACCGCCGCGACCAACTGCCCTACTGCCAATTCTTCGCCACCAAACGCACGATCAAAGCTCTCAGGGAGATCGTGTTTACGGAGTACGACCTCAGAGCTCAACTTCAAGATCACGTAGACAACGGTGGGAGCGTGCACACCTGGGCACGAGAAGTTGGACTTCTTCTTCCCGAGGGCATGAAACCCACTCGTGCTTCCGTCGTCAGCCAGTTGTCTTACGCAGGTCAAGGGTGGGCGTCAATCCGGCTCCCACGCCTAGATCCAACTTCGCTACAGACGAACCGAACTCTGGTCGAGTCTCTAGGACTATATAACGCTCCTTATGTGAATTATGGACGCCTCAGTTTTCGAACGCTTCGGTGCTCGCTTGACCAGGTTCGACAGTCGCTGCTGGCCAATTGGAGTGCCGACAAATACGGTCCTTCGTGGCGATACGGCGATGTGGTTGAAGCGCTCGAACGTCATCCGGACCCGCATCGAGAAGTTCCCGTCATTCTCATGGAGGACGACGGCGACCTGCGCCTACGGAAGTGGGACGTCGAAACGGGTTTCGTGAACCTCTTCCAAGGCCGAGACCTAGCTCGAAACGACACCGCACCGGCCTATCCAGGCGATCGAGCTATTGGGGGCGTCGCCGACGATCCGTCCTCACTTGTAGTGCAGGTGCATCGGGTCGCGCGCCGCGCGGACCCGACGACAGAAATTCTTACGCTTGCCATCCACCTCGGTGACCTACAGGTCGTTCGAAAGGCTGAACTCAGATGA